A DNA window from Gasterosteus aculeatus chromosome 16, fGasAcu3.hap1.1, whole genome shotgun sequence contains the following coding sequences:
- the rpe gene encoding ribulose-phosphate 3-epimerase: MRTVPAATSMAYSAKIGPSILSSDLSRLGSECVRMMGCGADYLHLDVMDGHFVPNLTFGHPMVECLRKSVGQDPFFDMHMMVSRPEQWVKPMAAAGANQYTFHIESTTNPGNLIKEIKESGMKVGLAIKPGTTVEELAPWANQIDMALVMTVEPGFGGQKFMDDMMPKVSWLRSQFPSLDIEVDGGVGPDTIHKCAEAGANMIVSGSAVIGSEDPRSVIAMLRTVVAEAIQKRSLDR, from the exons ATGCGGACTGTACCAGCAGCAACCAGCATGGCGTACAGTGCGAAGATCGGTCCGTCCATCCTGAGCAGCGACCTGTCCCGCCTGGGCAGCGAGTGCGTGCGGATGATGGGTTGCGGCGCGGATTACCTGCACCTCGACGTGATGGACGG GCACTTTGTTCCCAACCTGACCTTTGGCCACCCCATGGTAGAGTGCCTAAGGAAGTCGGTAGGCCAAGACCCTTTCTTTG ACATGCACATGATGGTGtctcggccggagcagtgggtgAAGCCCATGGCTGCAGCAGGAGCCAACCAATATACGTTCCACATAGAGTCCACCACCAACCCTGGTAACCTCATCAAGGAGATTAAAGAGAGTGGCATGAAG GTGGGTTTGGCCATAAAGCCTGGTACTACTGTTGAAGAGCTCGCCCCTTGGGCCAATCAGATCGACATGGCTCTGGTCATGACCGTGGAACCCGGCTTTGGAGGCCAGAAGTTCATGGACGACATGATGCCGAAG GTGAGTTGGTTAAGGAGCCAGTTCCCGTCATTAGACATTGAAGTGGACGGAGGAGTCGGCCCTGACACCATTCACAAGTGTGCAGAG GCAGGAGCCAACATGATCGTGTCGGGCAGCGCCGTGATAGGCAGCGAGGACCCTCGCTCTGTCATCGCCATGCTGCGCACCGTGGTCGCTGAAGCCATCCAGAAACGCTCGCTGGACCGCTGA